Proteins from a single region of Amycolatopsis sp. CA-230715:
- a CDS encoding alpha/beta hydrolase has product MVSWQAKAFIASLRMSGQKRFYDDANTLHRTVHRHQRASKAKPPREIRRRCSIEVRDVDGFPCYTLRPKNGPADGPHVLHLHGGGFVKQIEKHHWRFGAELVRRLGCTVTLPIYPLVPRYSHTTILPVVEAAYARVVDATPPERQVVSGDSAGASLALALVQKLRDEGKPQPERLVLISPWLDVLLDDPLSVLLDDYDPMLGITGLREAGRMYAEGADPHDPHISPLYADLTGLGPFSLFIGARDVLLPDARRFAQRATDAGIDIDYRERRGMFHNWVMHDIPEGRTELNHLERILRRPPAAR; this is encoded by the coding sequence ATGGTCAGCTGGCAGGCGAAGGCGTTCATCGCGTCGCTGCGGATGAGCGGGCAGAAGCGGTTCTACGACGACGCGAACACCCTCCACCGCACGGTGCACCGGCACCAGCGGGCGTCGAAGGCGAAGCCGCCGCGCGAGATCCGCCGCCGGTGTTCGATCGAGGTCCGGGACGTCGACGGGTTCCCCTGCTACACGCTCCGGCCGAAGAACGGGCCAGCCGACGGGCCGCACGTCCTGCACCTGCACGGCGGCGGGTTCGTCAAACAGATCGAAAAGCACCACTGGCGGTTCGGCGCGGAGCTGGTCCGCCGCCTCGGCTGCACCGTGACCCTCCCGATCTACCCGCTCGTCCCGCGGTACAGCCACACGACGATCCTGCCGGTGGTCGAAGCCGCCTACGCGCGCGTCGTCGATGCCACACCGCCGGAACGGCAGGTGGTGTCCGGCGACTCGGCCGGCGCGTCGCTCGCTCTCGCGCTCGTGCAGAAGCTCCGCGACGAGGGCAAGCCCCAGCCGGAACGCCTGGTGCTGATCTCGCCGTGGCTCGACGTCCTGCTCGACGACCCGCTTTCGGTGCTGCTCGACGATTACGACCCGATGCTCGGCATCACCGGCCTTCGCGAAGCGGGCCGCATGTACGCCGAGGGCGCCGACCCGCATGATCCGCACATCAGCCCGCTCTACGCCGACCTGACCGGGCTCGGACCGTTCAGCCTGTTCATCGGCGCGCGCGACGTGCTGCTCCCCGACGCGCGGCGGTTCGCCCAGCGGGCCACCGACGCCGGGATCGACATCGACTACCGCGAGCGGCGCGGGATGTTCCACAACTGGGTCATGCACGACATCCCGGAAGGCCGCACGGAGCTGAACCACCTCGAACGGATCCTGCGCCGCCCGCCCGCCGCCCGTTAG